Proteins from a single region of Salipiger sp. H15:
- a CDS encoding primosomal protein N' encodes MDDFYDEGTLISVLTTQPLDRLLDYKAPAGGCPQGAYVEVPLGPRKVLGVVWGPGQGGFDPAKVRAAFRVLDAPTMRAELRDFLERSADYTLTPRTAMLRLATRAPGLGEPPSMRKIYRKGDSEPDRMTDARRRVLEVLDEMGGLSLTLKELAEAAGVTTSVVKGLAKQGAVREEEAPRDVPFFRLDPDHGGKELTEDQAAAAEVLREGVRSGKYGTVLLKGVTGSGKTEVYLEAVAECLRKGRQALVLLPEIALTSEFLTRVEARFGARPAEWHSGVTVTERRRVWRQVAEGGAQLVVGARSALFLPFRDLGLTVVDEEHDTSYKQEEGVLYNARDMAVLRASICSGRVVLASATPSLESWANADAGKYQRLDLVSRFGPAVMPQMRALDMRAEDLPGSRWISPSLQAAVKRRIAQGEQSLLFLNRRGYAPVTICRACGHQIACPHCDARMVEHRFQQRLICHQCGESTPKPEKCPSCEVEGKLAAVGPGVERLAEEAAEVFPDARLAVLSSDLFGSARQLKDEIEKIATGGADIVIGTQLVAKGHNFPNLTLVGVIDADLGLQGSDLRAAERTFQLMRQVAGRAGRAEKPGTALLQTFQPEHPVIRAILSGDEEGFWKAEADERRIAGMPPYGRLAGVILSSTEVQEVFDLGAAMARQDGPLRRIGAQVYGPAPAPIARVRGRHRVRLLVKAPKGVALQAALAEWAGQFRLKGELRMAIDIDPQSFF; translated from the coding sequence ATGGATGATTTCTACGACGAAGGCACGCTCATCTCGGTGCTGACCACGCAGCCGCTGGACCGGCTGCTGGACTACAAGGCACCGGCGGGCGGCTGTCCGCAGGGGGCCTATGTCGAGGTGCCGCTCGGGCCGCGCAAGGTGCTGGGCGTGGTCTGGGGACCGGGGCAGGGCGGCTTCGATCCCGCCAAGGTGCGCGCCGCCTTCCGCGTGCTCGACGCGCCGACGATGCGCGCCGAGCTGCGCGATTTCCTCGAACGCTCGGCCGATTACACGCTGACCCCGCGCACCGCCATGCTGCGCCTTGCCACCCGCGCGCCGGGGCTGGGCGAGCCGCCCTCGATGCGCAAGATCTACCGCAAGGGCGACAGCGAGCCCGACCGGATGACCGACGCCCGCCGCCGGGTGCTCGAGGTGCTGGACGAGATGGGCGGGCTCTCGCTGACCCTCAAGGAACTGGCCGAGGCTGCCGGGGTCACCACCTCGGTGGTCAAGGGGCTGGCCAAGCAGGGCGCGGTGCGCGAGGAGGAGGCGCCGCGCGACGTGCCCTTCTTCCGGCTCGACCCGGACCACGGCGGCAAGGAGCTGACCGAGGACCAGGCGGCGGCGGCGGAGGTGCTGCGCGAAGGGGTGCGGTCGGGAAAATACGGCACGGTGCTGCTCAAGGGTGTGACCGGCTCGGGCAAGACCGAGGTCTACCTCGAGGCGGTGGCCGAATGCCTGCGCAAGGGCCGGCAGGCGCTGGTGCTGCTGCCCGAGATCGCGCTCACCTCGGAATTCCTGACCCGCGTCGAGGCGCGCTTCGGCGCGCGGCCCGCCGAGTGGCACTCGGGCGTCACCGTGACCGAGCGGCGGCGGGTCTGGCGGCAGGTGGCCGAGGGCGGCGCGCAGCTGGTGGTCGGCGCGCGTTCGGCGCTCTTCCTGCCGTTCCGCGACCTTGGCCTCACCGTCGTCGACGAGGAACACGACACCTCCTACAAGCAGGAGGAGGGCGTGCTCTACAACGCCCGCGACATGGCGGTGCTGCGCGCCTCGATCTGTTCCGGGCGGGTGGTGCTGGCCTCGGCGACCCCCTCGCTCGAGAGCTGGGCAAATGCCGACGCGGGCAAGTACCAGCGGCTCGACCTCGTCTCGCGCTTCGGCCCGGCGGTGATGCCGCAGATGCGCGCGCTCGACATGCGCGCCGAGGATCTGCCGGGCAGCCGCTGGATCTCGCCCTCGCTGCAGGCGGCGGTGAAGCGGCGGATCGCGCAGGGCGAGCAGTCGCTGCTCTTCCTCAACCGGCGCGGCTATGCCCCGGTCACCATCTGCCGCGCCTGCGGCCACCAGATCGCCTGCCCGCATTGCGACGCGCGCATGGTCGAGCACCGCTTCCAGCAGCGGCTGATCTGCCACCAGTGCGGCGAGAGCACGCCGAAGCCCGAGAAATGCCCCTCCTGCGAGGTCGAGGGCAAGCTCGCGGCGGTCGGGCCGGGGGTCGAGCGGCTGGCCGAGGAGGCGGCGGAGGTCTTCCCCGACGCCCGGCTCGCGGTGCTCTCGTCGGACCTCTTCGGTTCGGCCCGGCAGCTGAAGGACGAGATCGAGAAGATCGCCACGGGCGGCGCCGACATCGTCATCGGCACGCAGCTGGTGGCCAAGGGGCACAACTTCCCCAACCTCACGCTGGTGGGGGTGATCGACGCCGATCTTGGCTTGCAGGGCTCGGACCTGCGCGCGGCGGAGCGGACGTTCCAGCTGATGCGGCAGGTGGCGGGGCGCGCCGGGCGGGCCGAGAAGCCGGGCACGGCGCTCCTGCAGACCTTCCAGCCCGAGCACCCGGTGATCCGCGCCATCCTCTCGGGCGACGAGGAAGGGTTCTGGAAGGCCGAGGCGGACGAGCGCCGTATCGCCGGGATGCCGCCCTATGGCCGCCTCGCGGGGGTGATCCTGTCGTCGACCGAGGTGCAGGAGGTGTTCGACCTCGGTGCCGCCATGGCGCGGCAGGACGGGCCGCTGCGGCGGATCGGGGCGCAGGTCTACGGTCCCGCGCCGGCGCCGATCGCCCGGGTGCGCGGAAGGCACCGGGTTCGGCTGCTGGTCAAGGCGCCGAAGGGCGTGGCGCTGCAGGCGGCGCTCGCCGAATGGGCCGGGCAGTTCCGCCTGAAGGGCGAGCTGCGCATGGCGATCGACATCGACCCGCAGAGCTTTTTCTGA
- a CDS encoding Lrp/AsnC family transcriptional regulator, protein MRQIDDKTLQIDETDRQLIALLEADARLPVADLARKLGLARTTVQARIDRLLARGIIAGFTLRRGAALKAPIRATVLVCIEPRSQPEVLARLRQMPAVEAAHTTSGRVDLLVQVSARSTEELDATLDRIAEARGVKSSESLIHLSTKLSRSG, encoded by the coding sequence ATGCGACAGATCGACGACAAGACCCTTCAGATCGACGAGACGGACCGCCAGCTCATCGCGCTGCTCGAGGCCGATGCGCGGCTGCCGGTGGCCGATCTCGCGCGCAAGCTCGGGCTGGCGCGTACCACGGTGCAGGCGCGCATCGACCGGCTGCTGGCGCGCGGCATCATCGCCGGCTTCACCCTCCGCCGCGGCGCCGCGCTGAAGGCGCCGATCCGCGCGACGGTGCTGGTGTGCATCGAGCCGCGCAGCCAGCCCGAGGTGCTGGCCCGGCTGCGCCAGATGCCCGCGGTCGAGGCCGCGCACACTACCTCGGGGCGGGTCGACCTGCTGGTGCAGGTGAGCGCGCGCAGCACCGAGGAGCTCGACGCCACGCTCGACAGGATCGCCGAGGCGCGCGGGGTGAAGAGCTCGGAAAGCCTCATCCACCTCAGCACGAAGCTGAGCCGGTCGGGCTAG